A window from Variovorax sp. PBL-E5 encodes these proteins:
- a CDS encoding TRAP transporter substrate-binding protein, with protein sequence MKTSNRNLLSLIATAVLSLAAVHAQARDFRSAEVHAKDFPTNMAVKYMSDQLSAATGGKDKIKIFADSSLGSEKDTVEQVKIGALDMVRVSSASFHGIVPDSVIPSLPFLFRDIDHFRKTMYGPTGDKILASFEKAGFIGLCMYESGARSVYAKKPIKTVADMKGLKLRVQPSDLMVSLVSAMGASPAPMPFAEVYTGLKTGLLDAAENNYPSYEETKHYEAAPVYSETMHVMTPEVLVFSKKIWDTLPKEEQAAIRKAAKESVPYYVKLWEQRETDAKAAVVKGGAKIVAAADIDRKGFVEVEKPVWDKFATTPELKALVQDIVNAK encoded by the coding sequence ATGAAGACATCCAACCGAAACCTGCTCAGTCTGATCGCCACCGCCGTCCTGTCGCTTGCCGCCGTGCATGCGCAGGCGCGCGACTTCCGTTCCGCGGAAGTCCACGCCAAGGACTTCCCGACCAACATGGCGGTCAAGTACATGAGCGATCAGCTGTCGGCCGCGACCGGCGGCAAGGACAAGATCAAGATCTTCGCCGACAGCTCGCTGGGCTCCGAGAAGGACACGGTCGAGCAGGTCAAGATCGGCGCGCTCGACATGGTGCGTGTGAGCTCTGCATCCTTCCACGGCATCGTGCCCGACTCGGTGATCCCGTCGCTGCCCTTCCTGTTCCGCGACATCGATCATTTCCGCAAGACCATGTACGGCCCGACCGGCGACAAGATCCTGGCCTCGTTCGAGAAGGCCGGCTTCATCGGCCTGTGCATGTACGAAAGCGGCGCGCGCTCGGTGTACGCCAAGAAGCCGATCAAGACGGTGGCCGACATGAAGGGCCTGAAGCTGCGCGTGCAGCCCTCCGACCTGATGGTGAGCCTGGTGAGCGCAATGGGCGCGTCGCCGGCGCCAATGCCGTTCGCCGAGGTTTACACCGGCCTGAAGACTGGCTTGCTGGACGCCGCCGAGAACAACTATCCCTCCTACGAAGAGACCAAGCACTACGAGGCAGCGCCGGTGTACTCCGAGACGATGCACGTGATGACGCCCGAGGTGCTGGTGTTCTCGAAGAAGATCTGGGACACGCTGCCGAAGGAAGAACAGGCCGCGATCCGCAAGGCCGCCAAGGAATCGGTGCCCTACTACGTGAAGCTGTGGGAGCAGCGCGAGACCGACGCCAAGGCGGCCGTCGTCAAGGGCGGCGCGAAGATCGTCGCCGCCGCCGACATCGACCGCAAGGGCTTCGTCGAAGTCGAAAAGCCGGTGTGGGACAAGTTCGCCACCACGCCCGAACTGAAGGCGCTGGTGCAGGACATCGTCAACGCCAAGTGA
- a CDS encoding NAD-dependent epimerase/dehydratase family protein produces the protein MPTSVDPSKSSGDRRFPRLLLTGAAGGLGKVLRDSLRPFAHVLRLSDLAALSPAQGAHEEVVPCDLADKAAVDALVAGCDAIVHLGGVSIERPFEEVLEANIKGVFHIYEAARRHGVKRVIFASSNHVIGFYKQSEHIDAHAQKRPDGYYGLSKSFGEDVAQFYFDRWGIETVSIRIGSSFPEPLNRRMMSTWLSFRDLTTLIEKSLFTPGVKHTVVYGMSANRDVWWDNSAAAHLGFVARDSSEPFRAKVEAQPPVATSDPNAIYQGGAFTAQGPFE, from the coding sequence ATGCCGACCTCCGTCGATCCCTCGAAGTCTTCCGGCGACCGCAGATTCCCGCGTCTTTTGCTGACCGGCGCGGCCGGCGGCCTGGGCAAGGTGCTGCGCGACAGCCTGCGCCCCTTTGCGCACGTGCTGCGATTGTCCGACCTCGCGGCGCTCTCGCCCGCGCAAGGCGCGCACGAGGAAGTGGTGCCCTGCGACCTGGCCGACAAGGCCGCCGTCGATGCGCTGGTCGCGGGCTGTGATGCGATCGTGCACCTCGGCGGTGTCTCAATCGAGCGGCCGTTCGAGGAAGTGCTCGAAGCCAACATCAAGGGCGTGTTCCACATCTATGAAGCCGCGCGCCGGCACGGCGTCAAGCGCGTGATCTTCGCGAGTTCGAACCACGTGATCGGCTTCTACAAGCAAAGCGAGCACATCGACGCGCACGCGCAGAAACGCCCCGACGGCTACTACGGCCTGTCGAAATCCTTCGGCGAGGACGTGGCGCAGTTCTACTTCGATCGCTGGGGCATCGAGACGGTGAGCATCCGCATCGGCTCGTCCTTCCCCGAGCCGCTCAACCGCCGCATGATGAGCACCTGGCTCAGCTTTCGCGACCTCACGACGCTGATCGAGAAGTCGCTCTTCACGCCCGGCGTGAAGCACACGGTGGTCTACGGCATGTCGGCCAACCGCGATGTGTGGTGGGACAACAGTGCCGCCGCGCATCTGGGCTTCGTCGCCCGGGACAGCTCGGAGCCGTTCCGCGCCAAGGTCGAGGCGCAGCCGCCGGTCGCGACTAGCGATCCCAACGCCATCTACCAGGGCGGCGCCTTCACCGCGCAAGGCCCGTTCGAGTAA
- a CDS encoding FadR/GntR family transcriptional regulator, with protein MALTAAGNPQVREPPATVAGEAGAAVPGSAFVGRPRQRSRGLAHGLVEDLSVKIRDGALRAGDKLPTESEIMRAFGVSRTVVREALSKLQASGLVETHHGVGTFVLQPRAGGVFRLDPGDIATSVDVLAVLELRISLETESAGLAATRRTEEQLLAMREALDDFERNVAVAGNTVAPDFRFHLQIAQATGNPYFADIMSHLGTTIIPRTRINAIRNHDRRGEYLSRVNREHEEIYAAIARGDAESARAAMRIHLTNSRERLRIAQEAAKSVAGAAPGSPST; from the coding sequence ATGGCGCTGACGGCTGCGGGTAATCCCCAGGTTCGAGAGCCGCCGGCGACAGTTGCCGGCGAGGCCGGCGCAGCCGTGCCCGGGTCCGCCTTCGTCGGGCGACCGCGTCAGCGGTCGCGCGGGCTGGCGCATGGGCTGGTCGAGGATCTGAGTGTCAAGATCCGCGACGGCGCGCTGCGTGCCGGCGACAAGCTGCCGACCGAGTCCGAAATCATGCGGGCCTTCGGCGTCAGCCGCACCGTGGTGCGCGAGGCGCTGTCCAAGCTGCAGGCTTCGGGGCTGGTCGAGACCCATCATGGCGTCGGCACCTTCGTGCTCCAGCCGCGCGCGGGCGGTGTGTTCCGGCTCGATCCGGGCGACATCGCCACCTCGGTCGACGTGCTCGCGGTGCTCGAGCTGCGCATCAGCCTCGAGACCGAATCCGCCGGCCTGGCCGCGACACGGCGCACCGAAGAGCAATTGCTGGCGATGCGCGAGGCGCTCGACGATTTCGAGCGCAACGTGGCGGTGGCGGGCAACACCGTGGCGCCCGATTTCCGCTTTCATCTGCAGATCGCGCAGGCCACGGGCAATCCGTATTTCGCGGACATCATGAGCCACCTGGGCACGACGATCATCCCGCGCACGCGCATCAACGCGATTCGCAACCACGACCGGCGCGGCGAATACCTGAGCCGCGTGAACCGCGAGCACGAGGAGATCTACGCTGCCATCGCGCGTGGCGATGCCGAGTCGGCGCGCGCGGCGATGCGCATCCATCTCACCAACAGCCGCGAGCGTTTGCGGATCGCGCAGGAGGCCGCGAAGAGCGTGGCCGGGGCTGCGCCTGGCTCGCCATCGACCTGA
- a CDS encoding Bug family tripartite tricarboxylate transporter substrate binding protein, whose protein sequence is MPLNRRELVLGAVGGSLLAASVARAADAWPSKPIRIVVPYPPGGSSDIIARSVSQPLAEALKQNVIVENRAGANGNLGADLVAKAPGDGYTLLLCDVGALAISPSVYTKLSFDPSKDLRGVTMLAYSPHLLVVHPSVPASNLRELVALSKKSDLNFAVTATGSAPHLAGVALERASGAHWQYVPYKGGIQAVQDTVGGQTQILMNGMLATLPMVQSGKLKVLGVSKATRMPLIGNVPTIAEQGVPGFESGTWQGVLMPRGTPDAVVQRLSKELVTIIRSADIRSRLAGQGAEVVTMAPAEQEQFFEKERARWAKVVAAAQIKLD, encoded by the coding sequence ATGCCCTTGAATCGACGTGAGCTCGTGCTCGGCGCCGTGGGCGGCAGCCTGCTGGCCGCCAGCGTGGCACGGGCGGCCGATGCCTGGCCTTCGAAGCCGATCCGCATCGTCGTGCCGTACCCGCCCGGCGGTTCGTCCGACATCATCGCGCGCTCGGTCAGTCAGCCGCTGGCAGAGGCGCTCAAGCAGAACGTGATCGTCGAGAACCGCGCCGGCGCCAACGGCAATCTCGGCGCCGACCTGGTGGCCAAGGCGCCGGGCGATGGCTACACCCTGCTGCTGTGCGATGTGGGCGCGCTCGCGATCAGTCCCTCGGTCTACACCAAGCTGTCCTTCGACCCGTCCAAGGATCTGCGCGGCGTGACCATGCTGGCCTATTCGCCGCACCTGCTGGTGGTGCATCCGTCGGTGCCGGCCAGCAACCTCAGGGAACTGGTCGCACTGTCGAAGAAGTCGGACCTGAACTTCGCCGTCACCGCCACCGGCAGCGCGCCCCACCTCGCGGGCGTCGCACTCGAACGCGCGAGCGGTGCGCACTGGCAGTACGTGCCCTACAAGGGCGGCATCCAGGCGGTGCAGGACACCGTGGGTGGCCAGACCCAGATCCTCATGAACGGCATGCTGGCCACGCTGCCGATGGTGCAGAGCGGCAAGCTCAAGGTGCTCGGCGTGTCCAAGGCGACGCGCATGCCGCTGATCGGCAATGTGCCGACCATCGCCGAGCAGGGCGTGCCCGGCTTCGAGTCCGGCACCTGGCAAGGCGTGCTGATGCCGCGCGGCACGCCCGACGCGGTGGTGCAGCGGCTCAGCAAGGAACTGGTCACGATCATCCGCTCGGCCGACATTCGCTCGCGCCTGGCCGGGCAGGGCGCCGAAGTGGTGACCATGGCGCCGGCCGAGCAGGAGCAGTTCTTCGAGAAGGAACGCGCGCGCTGGGCCAAGGTCGTCGCGGCCGCGCAGATCAAGCTCGATTAG
- the kdgD gene encoding 5-dehydro-4-deoxyglucarate dehydratase: MNPQELKSIMGSGLLSFPLTDFDADGNFHKKGYIERLEWLAPYGASALFAAGGTGEFFSLTGDEYPEIIQTAVDTCRGKVPIIAGAGGPTRFAIQCAQAAEKAGAHGVLLLPHYLTEAGQEGLAAHVEAVCKSVKFGVIVYNRGQSRLYPDALEKLAARCPNLVGFKDGIGDIELMSAIHLRMGDRFAYLGGLPTAEVYAAAYKALGTPVYSSAVFNFIPKTAMDFYKAVATDDMATQHRLLKDFFMPYLEIRNQGQGYAVSIVKAGAKIVGHDAGPVRTPLTDLKRSEYDALAALIDKLGPQ, translated from the coding sequence ATGAACCCCCAAGAACTCAAATCCATCATGGGCTCCGGCCTGCTGTCCTTTCCGCTCACCGACTTCGATGCGGACGGCAACTTCCACAAGAAGGGCTACATCGAACGCCTCGAATGGCTGGCGCCGTACGGTGCCAGCGCGCTGTTCGCGGCGGGCGGCACGGGCGAGTTCTTCTCGCTGACCGGCGACGAGTACCCCGAGATCATTCAGACGGCCGTCGACACCTGCCGCGGCAAGGTGCCGATCATTGCCGGCGCGGGCGGGCCGACGCGCTTCGCGATCCAGTGCGCGCAGGCCGCAGAGAAGGCGGGCGCGCATGGCGTCCTGCTGTTGCCGCACTATCTGACCGAGGCGGGGCAGGAAGGCCTGGCCGCGCACGTGGAAGCGGTGTGCAAGAGCGTGAAGTTCGGCGTCATCGTCTACAACCGCGGTCAGAGCCGGCTCTATCCGGACGCGCTCGAGAAGCTGGCCGCGCGCTGTCCGAACCTGGTAGGCTTCAAGGACGGTATCGGCGACATCGAGCTCATGAGCGCCATCCACCTGCGCATGGGCGACCGCTTCGCCTATCTGGGCGGGCTGCCAACGGCCGAGGTCTATGCCGCAGCCTACAAGGCGCTCGGCACGCCGGTGTACTCGTCGGCCGTGTTCAACTTCATTCCGAAGACCGCGATGGACTTCTACAAGGCCGTGGCAACGGACGACATGGCGACGCAGCATCGGCTGCTCAAGGATTTCTTCATGCCCTACCTCGAGATCCGCAACCAGGGACAGGGCTATGCGGTGAGCATCGTCAAGGCCGGCGCGAAGATCGTGGGGCACGACGCGGGTCCGGTGCGCACGCCGCTGACCGATCTCAAGCGCAGCGAGTACGACGCACTGGCCGCCCTGATCGACAAGCTCGGTCCGCAGTAG